The following proteins are encoded in a genomic region of Herminiimonas arsenicoxydans:
- a CDS encoding Hypothetical protein (Evidence 5 : No homology to any previously reported sequences; PubMedId : 15849754), with the protein MLKLAEIPSEFKKSNYDICKTWGINQWLDALITRQSALRTWQYSSIHNDKTAQEELAAIAREIALKLIKNPTEKTYVGADFYAEEPPTSIRNQNLLDYFDCWQKMAKDRVCPYGNYGRIAAYGKEDRPEDNVQDRFIRSQLSTDAWRFNDQWDESPREFFIAVSLDETDDVVIDEFKSWLKKIRKDTERAPLSRPINLEDLDGWFQRYLPFLDLTLWAKTHNRRISGMLLGKAIFGDLQGVADRLRTVEKNANDIISEESIQKLRAQAVAAELKKARDNFKVPPN; encoded by the coding sequence ATGCTCAAACTAGCAGAGATTCCGTCAGAATTTAAAAAGTCAAACTATGATATCTGTAAAACTTGGGGGATAAACCAATGGCTAGACGCTTTGATTACTCGCCAATCAGCTTTGCGAACATGGCAATATTCGTCGATTCATAACGATAAAACCGCACAAGAAGAGCTAGCTGCGATAGCTCGTGAAATCGCACTGAAATTAATTAAAAATCCTACTGAAAAAACCTATGTCGGGGCAGATTTTTATGCTGAAGAACCACCGACATCCATACGCAATCAGAATCTGCTGGACTATTTTGATTGCTGGCAAAAAATGGCGAAAGACCGTGTGTGTCCGTACGGAAATTATGGACGTATAGCGGCATACGGAAAAGAAGATAGGCCTGAAGACAACGTACAAGATCGTTTTATTCGATCTCAGCTAAGTACTGACGCATGGAGATTCAATGATCAATGGGATGAATCACCTCGTGAATTTTTTATTGCTGTTTCATTAGATGAAACTGACGATGTCGTAATAGATGAATTCAAATCATGGCTAAAGAAAATTCGCAAGGACACAGAACGTGCTCCTCTTTCACGCCCTATTAATCTGGAGGATCTTGACGGATGGTTCCAGCGCTATTTACCTTTTCTTGACCTAACGTTATGGGCTAAAACCCATAACCGCAGGATATCCGGGATGTTATTAGGAAAAGCAATTTTTGGAGACCTGCAAGGGGTAGCAGATCGCTTACGTACCGTAGAGAAAAACGCAAACGACATCATTAGCGAAGAATCAATACAAAAACTACGAGCCCAAGCTGTAGCGGCGGAACTTAAAAAAGCACGCGACAATTTTAAAGTACCGCCCAATTAG
- a CDS encoding putative phage integrase (Evidence 3 : Function proposed based on presence of conserved amino acid motif, structural feature or limited homology; Product type h : extrachromosomal origin), producing MAKIESNLLSDIQLRKWIRGGLPVAKSDGGGLTFTLSSSGTASWVFRFRHGNRRQEVTLGRYPDLSLAAARQAAARKRIGIIDGTNPADEVRKAKANRDWTMRELIADYRKLVFSDLAKNTQLTYGRNLKRIENGMAAMSVQTVGPEDIIAQLERVKAGWSELFTLWMVLRGLFKHAAGKKIIFANPCAGIQLEAVIGKRPAIRRRLMLSEDELTTVMNADMNSANLLAIHILLGTGVRSSELFTALKENVFLDEGRWHIPASKTGPAIDIPLPPVVVGWFHELLEIAGNSIYVLPARVYRRMDRYGGDAHISKDTIREAIDFWVEKQQPDIRRFTPHDLRSTMKSHMRKLGVPRDISEMCLNHKVSGVEGIYDQHNYFEERRAAHELWTNYLVSRLPKTLITPKIPARSITRQTEAN from the coding sequence ATGGCGAAAATAGAATCCAACCTCCTTTCCGATATCCAACTCCGAAAATGGATCCGTGGGGGCCTTCCTGTCGCTAAATCGGACGGGGGCGGATTAACGTTCACCCTGTCATCTTCCGGCACTGCTTCTTGGGTTTTTCGTTTCCGTCATGGGAACCGACGCCAAGAAGTCACTCTAGGCCGCTATCCAGATCTCTCTCTTGCCGCAGCTCGCCAAGCAGCTGCTCGCAAACGCATAGGCATAATTGACGGGACCAATCCCGCCGATGAAGTACGCAAAGCCAAAGCAAATAGAGATTGGACAATGCGGGAACTGATTGCCGATTATCGAAAATTGGTCTTTTCCGATCTCGCTAAAAATACCCAACTTACCTACGGCAGAAATTTAAAGCGCATTGAAAACGGCATGGCGGCAATGTCAGTTCAAACAGTAGGACCAGAAGACATCATCGCGCAACTGGAGCGCGTGAAAGCCGGATGGTCAGAGCTCTTTACACTCTGGATGGTGCTTCGCGGTCTTTTTAAACACGCCGCAGGAAAGAAAATTATTTTCGCTAATCCATGCGCAGGTATTCAACTCGAGGCCGTAATTGGAAAGCGCCCGGCAATTCGTCGCCGACTAATGCTTTCTGAAGATGAGCTGACGACCGTGATGAATGCCGACATGAATAGCGCAAATCTTCTTGCCATTCATATTTTGCTTGGAACTGGGGTACGGTCTTCGGAACTATTTACTGCATTGAAAGAGAACGTCTTTTTGGATGAAGGACGTTGGCATATTCCCGCAAGCAAAACCGGTCCTGCTATTGATATCCCATTGCCTCCCGTAGTAGTCGGTTGGTTTCATGAATTATTGGAAATCGCAGGCAATTCGATCTACGTCTTACCTGCTCGTGTGTATAGGCGAATGGATCGCTACGGAGGCGATGCGCATATTTCAAAAGACACGATAAGAGAAGCGATAGATTTCTGGGTTGAAAAACAACAACCGGATATTCGGCGCTTCACGCCGCATGATCTTCGTAGCACGATGAAGAGTCACATGAGAAAATTAGGCGTGCCCCGCGACATTTCCGAGATGTGCTTGAATCACAAAGTGAGCGGTGTTGAAGGAATTTATGATCAACATAATTATTTTGAAGAGCGCCGGGCAGCGCATGAACTTTGGACCAACTATTTGGTTTCACGGCTACCAAAAACACTAATCACCCCCAAAATCCCTGCTCGATCAATTACTCGTCAAACCGAAGCTAATTGA
- the cafA gene encoding RNase G (ribonuclease G) (Evidence 2a : Function of homologous gene experimentally demonstrated in an other organism; PubMedId : 14763991; Product type e : enzyme) produces MSEDILVNVTPQETRVALVLQGAVQELHIERTLSRGMAGNIYLGKVVRVLPGMQSAFIDIGLERAAFLHVADIWDARSHDGLPTTPIPIERILFDGQSITVQVIKDPIGTKGARLSTQISIAGRMLVYLPQESHIGISQRIENEVERELLREKVQKLMQEGEKGGFIIRTMAEDASDHDLQMDVDYLRKTWSNITQLAKTKPAPSLLYQDLDLAQRVMRDFVNDETASIQVDSRENFQKLQQFGELYTPSVLTKLAHYPGERPLFDLYGVEEEIQRALGRRVDLKSGGYLIVDQTEAMTTIDVNTGSFVNGRNFDDTIFKTNLEASHAIARQLRLRNLGGMVILDFIDMENVEHRNAVLSELNRALARDRTKVSVSGFSALGLVEMTRKRTRESLAHILCEPCPACGGKGQVKTARTICYEILRELTREAKQFNPREFRILASQVVIDMFLEEESQHLAMLGDFLGKPISLQVEAVYHQEQYDVILM; encoded by the coding sequence ATGAGCGAAGATATTCTCGTCAACGTCACACCGCAGGAAACCCGGGTCGCGCTGGTATTGCAGGGCGCCGTGCAGGAATTGCACATCGAACGCACACTGTCGCGCGGCATGGCCGGCAACATCTACCTCGGCAAGGTCGTGCGCGTCCTGCCCGGCATGCAATCGGCCTTCATCGATATCGGACTGGAACGTGCCGCCTTTCTGCATGTGGCCGACATCTGGGATGCCCGTTCACACGACGGCCTGCCGACCACGCCGATACCGATCGAACGGATACTGTTCGACGGTCAATCGATCACGGTACAGGTCATCAAGGACCCGATCGGCACCAAGGGTGCGCGCCTGTCGACGCAGATTTCGATTGCCGGACGCATGCTGGTCTATCTGCCGCAGGAATCGCATATCGGCATTTCGCAGCGGATTGAAAACGAAGTCGAACGTGAACTGCTGCGCGAAAAAGTACAGAAGCTGATGCAGGAAGGTGAAAAAGGCGGCTTCATCATTCGCACCATGGCAGAAGACGCGTCGGATCACGATTTGCAGATGGACGTCGATTATCTGCGCAAGACCTGGAGCAATATTACCCAGCTCGCCAAGACCAAGCCGGCGCCATCGCTGCTGTATCAGGATCTGGATCTGGCACAGCGCGTGATGCGCGATTTTGTGAATGACGAAACCGCCAGCATCCAGGTCGATTCGCGTGAAAATTTTCAGAAGCTGCAGCAGTTCGGCGAGCTGTACACGCCTTCGGTACTGACCAAGCTGGCGCACTATCCGGGCGAACGTCCGCTATTCGATTTGTATGGTGTCGAAGAAGAAATCCAGCGCGCACTCGGCCGCCGCGTCGATCTGAAATCCGGCGGCTACCTGATCGTCGATCAGACCGAAGCGATGACCACCATAGACGTCAATACCGGCAGCTTCGTCAACGGACGCAATTTCGACGACACCATATTCAAGACGAATCTGGAAGCATCGCATGCGATCGCCCGCCAATTGCGTTTGCGCAATCTGGGCGGCATGGTGATTCTCGACTTCATCGACATGGAAAATGTCGAGCACAGGAATGCCGTATTAAGCGAACTCAACCGGGCACTGGCGCGCGATCGTACCAAGGTTTCAGTCTCCGGTTTTTCCGCTCTCGGATTGGTCGAGATGACGCGCAAGCGCACGCGCGAATCGCTGGCGCACATCCTGTGCGAACCCTGTCCCGCCTGCGGCGGCAAGGGCCAGGTGAAAACCGCCCGGACGATCTGCTATGAAATCCTGCGCGAACTGACGCGGGAAGCCAAGCAATTCAATCCACGTGAATTCCGCATCCTCGCCTCGCAAGTCGTGATCGACATGTTCCTGGAAGAGGAATCGCAACATCTGGCCATGCTGGGCGACTTCCTCGGCAAGCCGATTTCCCTGCAGGTGGAAGCCGTGTATCACCAGGAACAGTACGATGTGATTCTAATGTGA
- a CDS encoding Maf-like protein (Evidence 2b : Function of strongly homologous gene; Product type ph : phenotype), whose protein sequence is MKPLPHKIYLASKSPRRRELLRQIGVEFELLLLRDHTPRGPEVSEIVQPNERAEDYVARVTLEKAAFAQKTMWWRKLPLRPILAADTTVVLDGRILGKPANTAEAVAMMQALSGHTHQVLTHVAVLHGEQIYQTTQRSDVAFTKLSDEMIRAYCATAEPYDKAGGYGIQGQAALFIQDIAGSYSGIMGLPLFETGKLLEQAGLRIL, encoded by the coding sequence ATGAAACCGCTGCCGCACAAAATCTACCTGGCCTCCAAAAGTCCCCGCCGCCGCGAACTGCTGCGGCAGATTGGCGTCGAGTTTGAACTCCTGTTATTGCGCGACCATACGCCGCGCGGCCCGGAAGTCAGCGAAATCGTCCAGCCCAATGAACGCGCAGAAGATTACGTGGCGCGCGTCACACTGGAAAAAGCCGCATTCGCGCAAAAAACCATGTGGTGGCGCAAGTTGCCACTGCGCCCGATACTTGCCGCCGACACCACCGTCGTGCTCGATGGCCGCATCCTCGGCAAGCCGGCCAATACTGCCGAAGCGGTCGCCATGATGCAGGCGCTGTCGGGCCATACGCATCAAGTGCTGACCCACGTCGCGGTACTGCACGGCGAACAAATTTATCAAACAACGCAACGTTCGGACGTGGCCTTTACCAAACTCTCCGACGAAATGATTCGCGCCTACTGCGCTACCGCCGAACCCTACGACAAGGCAGGCGGTTACGGCATACAAGGACAGGCGGCATTGTTCATACAAGATATTGCGGGCAGTTATTCAGGCATCATGGGCCTGCCCTTATTCGAAACCGGAAAACTACTGGAGCAGGCAGGCTTGCGCATCCTATGA
- a CDS encoding putative methyltransferase (Evidence 3 : Function proposed based on presence of conserved amino acid motif, structural feature or limited homology; Product type pe : putative enzyme), giving the protein MQLVIAAVGHKMPAWIENGFGEYAKRMPPDCRIHLKEIKPVERSGSKTAETAMALERAKIEAAVPKGARIIALDEHGKDVTSVQLAQLLTQWQQDGRDVTFVIGGADGLDPDFKKKADMLIRISSLTLPHGMVRVMLAEQLYRAWSITQNHPYHRV; this is encoded by the coding sequence ATGCAGCTCGTCATCGCTGCGGTCGGGCACAAAATGCCCGCATGGATAGAGAACGGGTTCGGCGAATATGCGAAACGCATGCCGCCGGACTGCCGCATCCATCTGAAGGAAATCAAGCCGGTCGAACGTTCAGGCAGCAAGACTGCCGAGACTGCGATGGCTCTGGAACGCGCGAAAATCGAAGCTGCAGTGCCAAAAGGCGCGCGCATCATCGCCCTCGATGAGCACGGCAAGGATGTAACGTCGGTGCAATTGGCGCAATTGCTGACGCAGTGGCAGCAGGATGGACGCGATGTGACCTTCGTCATCGGCGGCGCCGACGGGCTCGATCCGGATTTCAAGAAAAAAGCCGATATGCTGATACGCATTTCCAGCCTGACGCTACCGCACGGCATGGTGCGCGTCATGCTGGCGGAACAGTTGTATCGTGCCTGGTCGATTACGCAAAACCATCCCTATCATCGAGTGTAA
- a CDS encoding Conserved hypothetical protein (Evidence 4 : Homologs of previously reported genes of unknown function): protein MDIKKLQALVIDALEDVKAQDIKVFDTVHLTSLFDRIAVASGTSNRQTKALAASVRDKVKANGGNVLSIEGEDTGEWVLVDLGDMIVHIMQPAIRAYYRLEEIWGEKEVKFGAAKRTTKKSADDEEAPKKAVGRHLSASQTTLDDEPKKPARKTAVKTATDKTPAKKTTAKKAVGKTIKVAATKTAAAYKKAPAKKAPAKKVASKTRAPAKPKAKSAE from the coding sequence ATGGACATCAAAAAACTGCAAGCCCTGGTTATCGACGCACTGGAAGACGTCAAAGCGCAAGACATCAAGGTATTCGACACTGTCCACCTGACGAGTCTGTTTGACCGCATTGCGGTTGCATCCGGCACCTCCAACCGCCAAACCAAGGCGCTGGCGGCATCCGTGCGCGACAAGGTCAAGGCAAACGGCGGCAACGTTCTCAGCATCGAAGGTGAAGATACCGGCGAATGGGTACTGGTCGATCTGGGCGACATGATCGTCCACATCATGCAACCGGCCATCCGCGCCTACTATCGCCTGGAAGAAATCTGGGGCGAAAAGGAAGTCAAGTTCGGCGCTGCCAAACGCACGACCAAAAAATCGGCCGACGATGAAGAAGCACCGAAGAAGGCTGTCGGCCGCCACTTGAGCGCCAGCCAGACTACGCTGGACGACGAACCGAAAAAACCGGCGCGCAAAACGGCAGTAAAAACGGCTACCGACAAAACGCCGGCTAAAAAAACAACGGCCAAAAAAGCTGTCGGCAAAACCATCAAGGTCGCCGCCACCAAAACAGCCGCTGCCTATAAAAAGGCGCCTGCTAAAAAAGCACCTGCCAAGAAAGTTGCAAGCAAGACGCGTGCACCGGCCAAGCCCAAAGCCAAATCTGCTGAATAA
- a CDS encoding Putative nicotinic acid mononucleotide adenylyltransferase, NAD(P)-requiring, NadD-like (Evidence 3 : Function proposed based on presence of conserved amino acid motif, structural feature or limited homology; Product type pe : putative enzyme) has protein sequence MKSVTRCIALLGGSFDPVHNGHVALADYFVALLKPDELRVIPAGNPWQKHGLQASGQDRMAMVRSAFSTQKVTVNIDQQEILRPSATYTIDTLRAIRQELGPHASIVFLMGADQLQHLNTWQEWQHMFDYAHICAASRPGFAMDAAHIPTEVAQEFTRRTGTPEQIRTTPQGLAYLAPNLAVDISATAIRAALQRGERPTSQLPLGVLDYIEQHHLYKS, from the coding sequence GTGAAGAGCGTTACCCGTTGCATTGCATTGCTCGGTGGCAGCTTCGATCCTGTGCATAATGGCCATGTCGCATTAGCGGATTATTTCGTTGCCTTGCTGAAACCCGATGAATTGCGCGTCATCCCGGCCGGCAATCCGTGGCAAAAGCATGGTTTGCAAGCCTCCGGTCAGGATCGCATGGCGATGGTGCGCAGCGCATTCAGTACGCAAAAAGTCACCGTCAACATCGATCAGCAGGAAATTTTGCGGCCCAGCGCGACTTATACTATCGATACCTTGCGCGCGATCCGGCAGGAACTGGGGCCGCATGCCTCTATCGTCTTTCTGATGGGCGCCGACCAGTTGCAGCATTTGAATACTTGGCAGGAATGGCAACACATGTTCGACTATGCGCATATCTGTGCTGCGTCGCGGCCTGGTTTTGCAATGGACGCAGCCCACATACCGACTGAAGTGGCACAGGAATTTACCCGCCGTACTGGCACGCCGGAGCAAATTCGCACTACCCCGCAAGGCCTGGCTTACCTTGCACCCAATCTGGCGGTCGACATCTCGGCCACCGCCATCCGCGCCGCCTTGCAGCGCGGAGAACGCCCGACTTCGCAGCTACCTCTCGGGGTGCTAGACTATATTGAACAACACCACCTATATAAAAGCTAA